A region of the Egibacteraceae bacterium genome:
CGAGGGTCACGACCAGCTCGACGCCGAGGTCCTGGGCGAGGTGGGTGACCGCGGCGGTGAAGGTGCGCCACCGCAGGTTGGGCTCCGTTCCCTGGAGGACCACCAGGTCACGCTCGATGCCGGGGACCGCGCTCCAGGAGAACAGGTTGCCCGGCCATTCGATCCGCCGGCGGCCTTCCCCCGCGTTGCGCACGTGGGGCCGGGTCGCCTGGAAGTCGAAGAAGTCCTCCGGGTCGATCTCGGCGAAGCCCTCGGCATCGGTCTCGGCGGCCAGCACCTCCACGGCCCCCGACGCCGCCTCCCCCGCGTCGTTCCACCCCTGGAAGGCTGCGATCAGCACGGGCCGGCGCAACACGGGCGGCCGCTTGCGTATCGTCACCACGTTGGCCACGTCGTCGCTCCTCTCGTCCTCACGACCCGCCCGCTCGCCGCAGGAAGTCGGTCAGCGCCGGCCCCACGATCCGGTGGCGGGTGAGCTGCACCTCGTGCCGGCCCGCCGGCACGACCAGCTCCTCGTCCCGCGCCAGCACGCGTCGCAGCTCGGCATAGTGCGTCGGGTCGACCGCGGGGTCGCGGTCACCGCGCACCAGCAGGACTGGGCACCGCAGCGCCGTCAGCGCCTCCACGTCGACCCGCACCTCGAGCCCCGCGGCGTCGCGCCGGCACACGTCCTTCCACGCGTCGTCGCCGCCCTGGGGGGCGTGCAGACCCGCCAGGTGCTTGGCCCACACCGGGTACTGCGACTCCAGCCGGTCGGGATCGAACTCGGTACGCCAGGCGGTCAACCCCTCGTGCTCGCGGATGCTCACCCCCACGAGCGTCAGGGACGCGAAGACGGCCGGTCGGCGGGTCGCGAGGTCCAGCGCCGCCTGCCCGCCCATGCTGAACGCCGCGA
Encoded here:
- a CDS encoding PAC2 family protein, whose amino-acid sequence is MANVVTIRKRPPVLRRPVLIAAFQGWNDAGEAASGAVEVLAAETDAEGFAEIDPEDFFDFQATRPHVRNAGEGRRRIEWPGNLFSWSAVPGIERDLVVLQGTEPNLRWRTFTAAVTHLAQDLGVELVVTLGALQVDAAHTRPVPVTGTTTDLVLGAQLGLRPTRYEGPTGITGVLHHTCTEAGMQSTSLWAGVPHYLAGASYLAGTLALAERVVELLGAKVSLDSLAADAATQRDELSDLKRTEVDEHLR
- a CDS encoding alpha/beta fold hydrolase, with translation MYAEREGQDSAAPLVLLHGGIGTGRYHWSKLVRPLAERWHVHLPDLPGHGRTPLPADGSYTRGVLVDAVERYLTDLDGPVHVAAFSMGGQAALDLATRRPAVFASLTLVGVSIREHEGLTAWRTEFDPDRLESQYPVWAKHLAGLHAPQGGDDAWKDVCRRDAAGLEVRVDVEALTALRCPVLLVRGDRDPAVDPTHYAELRRVLARDEELVVPAGRHEVQLTRHRIVGPALTDFLRRAGGS